The following are from one region of the Micrococcales bacterium genome:
- a CDS encoding DUF2277 domain-containing protein — translation MCRNITILRGLEPPATEAEIRAAAEQYVRKVSGVGKPSPATSAAYAEAVVAVAAATAVLLAELPPRRQPPQSEPPLRRLGRA, via the coding sequence ATGTGCCGGAACATCACCATCCTGCGGGGGCTGGAACCGCCTGCGACCGAGGCGGAGATCCGCGCCGCTGCCGAACAGTACGTGCGCAAGGTCAGCGGGGTGGGCAAGCCCAGCCCGGCGACGTCCGCCGCCTACGCCGAGGCTGTGGTTGCTGTGGCCGCCGCGACGGCCGTCCTTCTGGCTGAACTGCCACCCCGGCGACAGCCTCCGCAGTCCGAACCCCCGCTGCGGAGGCTTGGCCGGGCCTGA
- a CDS encoding acyl-CoA dehydrogenase produces MIFNPHTYDPSAYDPETQRQLKALIQFFEDKGLGAMKDEFHARAWYQDFLDFNAKEGILASFGTPAAVGGEGARWDTARINDLNEILGFYSLSYWYAWQVTVLGLGPVWMSENEEAKQLVGKLLESGAIFGFGLSEQSHGADIYSTDMILTPTDDGWLASGPKYYIGNGNVAGRLSVFGKFADTDEYVFFLVDTQAPQYELQKNVVADQMYVSAFALHDYPVTQADILHTGKAAWDAALATVNVGKVNLGWASIGICEHAFYEAVTHADHRVLYGTKVTTFPHVRRMFADAYARLLAMKLFSARSADYLRSASDDDRRFLLFNPITKMKVTSEGERVIDLLWEVIAARGFEKDTYFEQAAQHIRALPKLEGTVHVNLALVLKFLPQYLMATGEYPEIPVRQDAADDEYLFRQGRASGLGRITFAPWRPALEAYQHLPNVALFLEQVDAFTQMVMSAPPSEEQQKDLDFLLTLGQLFTQVVYAQLVCESAGLARPGTISDMPGLGDAHIDRIFAVFVQDVSEIAVALHGQASATDAQRAAALGLVRAPRIEAGAEQAFVEEVLGLADEYVMPE; encoded by the coding sequence ATGATCTTCAACCCGCACACCTATGACCCGTCGGCGTACGACCCCGAGACGCAGCGCCAGCTCAAGGCACTGATCCAGTTCTTCGAGGACAAGGGCCTGGGCGCGATGAAGGACGAGTTCCACGCCCGCGCCTGGTACCAGGATTTCCTCGACTTCAACGCCAAAGAGGGCATCCTCGCCTCCTTCGGCACGCCGGCGGCGGTCGGCGGTGAGGGTGCCCGCTGGGACACCGCCCGGATCAACGACCTCAACGAGATCCTCGGTTTCTACTCCCTGTCGTACTGGTACGCGTGGCAGGTCACGGTGCTGGGACTCGGCCCGGTGTGGATGAGTGAGAACGAGGAAGCCAAACAACTCGTCGGCAAGCTGCTGGAGTCGGGCGCGATCTTCGGGTTCGGGCTGTCCGAGCAGTCCCACGGCGCGGACATCTACTCCACCGACATGATCCTCACGCCCACCGACGACGGCTGGCTTGCAAGTGGGCCCAAGTACTACATCGGCAACGGCAACGTCGCAGGGCGACTGAGCGTGTTCGGGAAGTTCGCTGACACCGACGAGTACGTGTTCTTCCTCGTCGACACCCAGGCCCCGCAGTACGAACTGCAGAAGAACGTGGTGGCCGACCAGATGTACGTGTCGGCCTTCGCCCTGCACGACTACCCCGTCACGCAGGCGGACATCCTGCACACCGGCAAGGCTGCCTGGGACGCCGCACTGGCGACCGTCAACGTGGGCAAGGTGAACCTCGGGTGGGCGAGCATTGGTATCTGCGAGCATGCCTTCTACGAGGCGGTCACCCACGCCGACCACCGCGTGCTCTACGGCACGAAGGTCACGACCTTCCCGCACGTGCGGCGCATGTTCGCCGATGCCTACGCCCGACTGCTGGCCATGAAGCTCTTCTCGGCCCGCAGCGCCGACTACCTGCGCTCGGCCTCCGACGACGACCGCCGCTTCCTGCTGTTCAACCCCATCACCAAGATGAAGGTCACCAGCGAGGGTGAGCGGGTCATCGACCTGCTCTGGGAGGTCATCGCCGCCCGCGGCTTCGAGAAGGACACCTACTTCGAGCAGGCCGCCCAGCACATCCGGGCCCTGCCGAAGCTCGAAGGCACGGTGCACGTCAACCTCGCACTGGTGCTCAAGTTCCTGCCTCAGTACCTGATGGCCACTGGCGAGTACCCCGAGATCCCGGTGCGCCAGGATGCGGCCGACGACGAGTACCTGTTCCGGCAGGGCCGGGCATCCGGGCTCGGCCGCATCACGTTCGCCCCGTGGCGGCCGGCGCTCGAGGCGTACCAGCACCTGCCCAACGTGGCACTGTTCCTGGAGCAGGTGGACGCATTCACGCAGATGGTCATGAGTGCGCCGCCGAGTGAGGAGCAGCAGAAGGACCTCGACTTCCTGCTCACCCTCGGACAGTTGTTCACCCAGGTCGTGTACGCCCAGTTGGTCTGCGAGTCCGCGGGGCTTGCCCGGCCCGGCACGATCAGCGACATGCCGGGTCTCGGTGACGCGCACATCGACCGGATCTTCGCGGTGTTCGTGCAGGACGTCAGTGAGATCGCGGTCGCTCTGCACGGGCAGGCCTCGGCCACCGACGCCCAGCGTGCCGCCGCCCTCGGGCTGGTGCGCGCGCCGCGGATCGAGGCCGGTGCCGAGCAGGCGTTCGTCGAGGAGGTGCTCGGGCTCGCCGACGAGTACGTCATGCCGGAGTAG